The Pantoea vagans genome includes a window with the following:
- the pqqB gene encoding pyrroloquinoline quinone biosynthesis protein PqqB, with product MFIKVLGSAAGGGFPQWNCNCANCSGLRNGTLQAQARTQSSIIVSDNGEDWVLCNASPDISQQIAHTPELIKKGVLRGTAIGSIILTDSQIDHTTGLLSLREGCPHQVWCTPEVHADLTSGFPIFTMLQHWNGGLQHHALTPLEPFRVDVCGDLQFTAIPILSNAPPYSPYRDRPLPGHNVALFIENTANGQTLLYAPGLGEPDAVIMPWLQKADCLLIDGTVWQDDELLATGVGKNTGKAMGHLALAEEHGLMALLAALPAKRKILIHINNTNPILNEQSPQCQYLIQQGIEVSWDGMAIHLQESAS from the coding sequence ATGTTTATTAAAGTGCTTGGTTCAGCGGCAGGTGGCGGCTTTCCGCAGTGGAACTGTAACTGCGCCAATTGCAGCGGCCTGCGTAACGGCACCCTTCAGGCTCAGGCGCGGACGCAATCTTCGATTATTGTCAGTGACAACGGTGAAGATTGGGTGCTGTGTAACGCCTCGCCAGATATCAGCCAGCAGATTGCCCACACGCCAGAACTGATTAAAAAAGGTGTGCTGCGCGGCACCGCCATCGGCAGTATTATCCTGACTGATAGCCAGATTGATCACACCACCGGGTTACTCAGCCTGCGTGAAGGCTGCCCACATCAGGTGTGGTGTACGCCTGAGGTCCATGCTGACCTCACCAGTGGCTTCCCCATTTTCACCATGTTGCAGCACTGGAATGGCGGGCTGCAGCATCACGCGTTAACACCGCTGGAACCCTTCCGCGTCGATGTGTGCGGCGATCTGCAGTTCACGGCTATTCCGATTCTCAGCAATGCACCACCGTATTCTCCCTACCGCGATCGCCCTCTGCCAGGCCATAACGTGGCATTGTTTATTGAGAACACGGCCAACGGACAGACGCTACTGTACGCGCCGGGCCTGGGCGAGCCGGATGCCGTGATCATGCCTTGGTTGCAAAAAGCCGATTGTCTGCTGATTGATGGCACCGTTTGGCAGGACGATGAACTGCTGGCGACTGGCGTCGGTAAAAATACCGGCAAAGCTATGGGCCATCTGGCTCTGGCAGAAGAGCACGGCTTAATGGCGCTGCTGGCTGCGTTGCCCGCCAAGCGCAAAATTTTGATTCACATTAATAACACCAATCCGATTCTCAACGAGCAGTCGCCGCAGTGTCAGTATCTGATACAGCAGGGCATAGAAGTGAGTTGGGACGGCATGGCGATTCATTTGCAGGAGAGCGCATCGTGA
- a CDS encoding dipeptidase has protein sequence MKTFDGHNDLLLNLWLHHRDAPADAFFSGIEKGHLDFPRMQQGGFAGGLFAMFVPPQRYINEVAPERAQEQWQPLEILWQQLDILKTLVAESAGRARLCLTANDIAACRRDDVLAMVAHIEGADGFDADGEALAEFYQAGVRSIGPFWNLPNLFGEGVNGSFPHTPDTGPGLTRAGEQLIAAANRHRMMIDVSHMNEKAFWDTARLSNAPLVASHSNAHALCAQPRNLTDDQLRAIRDSGGVVGVNFGNAFLRADGLRTSDTPLIEIGKHLEHLIEIMGPENVAFGSDFDGISVPDALKDVSGLPRLHALLASLGYDQAVIEQVAWGNWQRVLQQIWQD, from the coding sequence ATCAAAACCTTCGATGGTCATAACGACCTGCTGCTTAATCTGTGGTTACATCATCGCGATGCGCCTGCAGACGCCTTCTTCTCGGGGATTGAGAAAGGGCACCTTGATTTTCCACGTATGCAGCAGGGCGGTTTTGCGGGCGGGTTGTTTGCGATGTTTGTCCCGCCGCAGCGCTACATCAATGAAGTGGCACCTGAACGTGCGCAGGAGCAGTGGCAACCGCTGGAGATCCTCTGGCAGCAACTGGATATCCTGAAAACGCTGGTGGCCGAATCGGCGGGGCGCGCGCGACTGTGCCTGACGGCCAATGACATCGCTGCCTGTCGCCGTGATGACGTGCTGGCGATGGTGGCGCATATTGAAGGTGCCGACGGATTCGACGCTGATGGCGAGGCGCTGGCCGAGTTTTATCAGGCGGGCGTACGCAGCATTGGTCCTTTCTGGAACTTACCGAATCTTTTTGGCGAAGGGGTGAATGGCTCGTTTCCACACACTCCGGATACTGGACCGGGCCTGACGCGTGCCGGTGAGCAGCTGATTGCAGCGGCCAATCGTCATCGCATGATGATCGACGTATCGCATATGAATGAAAAAGCGTTCTGGGACACTGCGCGCCTTTCGAACGCGCCGCTGGTGGCAAGTCACTCAAACGCCCACGCACTCTGTGCGCAACCACGCAATCTCACTGATGATCAACTACGGGCGATCCGTGACAGTGGCGGGGTGGTAGGTGTGAATTTTGGTAACGCTTTCTTACGCGCCGATGGTCTGCGCACCAGCGACACGCCATTGATCGAAATTGGTAAACATCTGGAACATTTAATTGAAATAATGGGACCAGAAAACGTAGCATTTGGTTCAGATTTCGATGGCATCAGTGTGCCGGACGCCTTAAAAGATGTTTCTGGGCTGCCGCGCCTGCATGCGCTGCTGGCATCGCTCGGCTATGATCAAGCAGTGATCGAGCAGGTTGCCTGGGGTAATTGGCAGCGCGTCCTGCAACAGATTTGGCAGGATTAA
- the pqqE gene encoding pyrroloquinoline quinone biosynthesis protein PqqE yields the protein MNLNKTVTPPLWLLAELTYRCPLQCPYCSNPLDFSQQEKELTTEQWIDVFRQARAMGSVQMGFSGGEPLTRKDLPELIRAARDLGFYTNLITSGIGLTPKKLDAFADAGLDHIQISFQASDEVLNAALAGSKKAFQQKLEMAKAVKAHGYPMVLNFVLHRHNIDQIDKIIDLCIELEADDVELATCQFYGWAHLNRQGLLPTREQIANAEAVVAQYRERMSESGNLANLLFVTPDYYEERPKPCMGGWGSIFLSVTPEGTALPCHSARQLPVEFPSVLNQRLEDIWYNSFGFNRYRGYDWMPEPCRSCDEKEKDFGGCRCQAYMLTGNADNTDPVCSKSPHHGKILEARREATCSDIKIAQLQFRNRSNSELIFKQRVT from the coding sequence GTGAACCTGAATAAAACTGTCACGCCGCCGCTTTGGCTGCTGGCTGAACTGACTTATCGCTGTCCACTGCAGTGCCCTTACTGCTCAAACCCGCTCGATTTTTCGCAGCAGGAGAAAGAGCTGACCACGGAACAGTGGATCGATGTTTTCCGCCAGGCGCGTGCCATGGGCAGTGTGCAGATGGGCTTTTCAGGTGGAGAGCCATTAACGCGTAAAGATCTGCCCGAGCTGATTCGTGCCGCACGGGATCTGGGCTTCTACACCAACCTGATCACCTCTGGCATTGGCCTGACGCCCAAAAAGCTCGATGCTTTTGCCGATGCGGGCCTCGATCATATCCAGATCAGCTTCCAGGCCAGCGATGAGGTGCTGAATGCGGCATTAGCCGGTTCGAAAAAAGCCTTTCAGCAGAAGCTGGAGATGGCAAAAGCGGTAAAAGCGCACGGTTATCCGATGGTGCTTAACTTCGTGCTGCATCGCCACAATATCGACCAGATCGATAAAATCATCGATCTCTGTATCGAACTGGAAGCCGACGACGTTGAGTTGGCCACCTGCCAGTTTTATGGCTGGGCGCACCTGAACCGTCAGGGGCTGTTACCGACACGCGAACAAATCGCCAATGCTGAAGCCGTAGTGGCGCAATACCGTGAACGTATGAGTGAAAGCGGTAACCTCGCCAATCTACTCTTTGTTACGCCGGACTATTATGAAGAGCGTCCGAAACCTTGTATGGGCGGCTGGGGATCGATTTTCCTGAGTGTCACGCCAGAAGGCACCGCATTGCCGTGCCACAGCGCGCGTCAGTTGCCGGTCGAGTTCCCATCGGTGCTCAATCAAAGACTGGAGGATATCTGGTACAACTCGTTTGGTTTTAACCGCTATCGGGGTTATGACTGGATGCCGGAGCCGTGCCGTTCGTGTGATGAGAAAGAGAAGGATTTCGGTGGCTGCCGCTGTCAGGCCTATATGTTGACGGGCAATGCTGACAATACCGATCCGGTATGTAGCAAGTCACCGCATCACGGCAAAATCCTTGAAGCTCGGCGTGAAGCGACCTGTAGTGATATCAAAATTGCCCAGCTACAGTTCCGAAATCGCAGCAACTCTGAGCTGATCTTTAAGCAGCGAGTCACCTGA
- the leuA gene encoding 2-isopropylmalate synthase, with amino-acid sequence MLNQPAEKYRPYPVIDLPDRQWPSRQLTQAPRWLSTDLRDGNQALATPMDSARKLEFWQLLLRCGFKEIEVAFPAASQTDFDFVRLLIEKNHIPSDVAIQVLTQARSDLIDRTFDALRGAPQAIIHMYNATAPLFRERVFRQSKAEIVELACAGARQIRARCEAQTDTAWTFQYSPETFCFTEPDFALEICEAVAAIWQPGPERPMIINLPATVEVNTPNVYADQIEYFCRHFSQRAQVAICVHPHNDRGTGVACAELAILAGADRVEGCLFGNGERTGNVDIITLALNLYTQGVAPELDFSDIQQVLEVVTRCNQLPVHPRHPYAGELVFTAFSGSHQDAIRKGFAERSERQEAIWQMPYLPLDPLDIGCSYEAVIRVNSQSGKGGAAWLLEQNHGLQLPRGLQQDFSRIVQQQTDGHGQEMTHHALWQLFCQHYGLTQPSRRLLEAESHSDEKGETRFKARVQDGAQPVTLEGKGNGLLSAAVAALRKRYDLAITIEDYHEHTLGKRSDSRSVTYISCLNARGERAWGVGIDNDVARASLQALLNAAHAFLPQESNSLA; translated from the coding sequence ATGCTGAACCAACCTGCTGAAAAATACCGCCCCTACCCGGTGATTGATTTGCCCGATCGTCAGTGGCCCTCGCGCCAGTTGACGCAGGCACCCCGCTGGCTCTCAACCGACCTGCGTGATGGCAACCAGGCGCTGGCCACACCGATGGACAGCGCGCGCAAGCTGGAGTTTTGGCAACTGTTACTGCGCTGCGGTTTTAAGGAAATTGAAGTGGCGTTTCCCGCCGCATCGCAAACCGACTTCGATTTTGTCCGTTTGCTGATCGAGAAGAATCATATCCCGTCCGACGTGGCCATTCAGGTACTCACCCAGGCACGCAGCGATTTGATTGATCGTACCTTTGACGCCCTGCGCGGTGCGCCGCAAGCCATCATCCACATGTATAACGCCACTGCGCCACTGTTCCGTGAGCGCGTATTCCGCCAGAGCAAAGCGGAAATCGTTGAATTGGCCTGTGCCGGTGCGCGCCAAATTCGCGCTCGCTGTGAAGCACAAACGGATACCGCCTGGACATTCCAGTATTCACCTGAAACCTTCTGCTTTACCGAACCCGACTTCGCGCTGGAAATTTGTGAAGCCGTTGCCGCGATCTGGCAACCAGGCCCAGAGCGCCCGATGATCATCAACCTGCCCGCCACGGTCGAAGTGAACACCCCGAACGTCTATGCCGACCAGATTGAGTATTTCTGCCGCCACTTCAGCCAGCGAGCGCAGGTGGCGATTTGCGTCCATCCGCATAACGATCGTGGCACCGGCGTGGCCTGCGCTGAACTGGCCATCCTGGCCGGGGCTGATCGCGTTGAAGGTTGCCTGTTTGGTAACGGTGAACGTACCGGCAATGTCGATATCATCACGCTGGCACTCAATTTATATACGCAAGGCGTGGCGCCTGAACTCGATTTCAGCGACATCCAACAAGTGCTGGAAGTGGTGACACGCTGCAACCAACTGCCGGTTCATCCGCGTCATCCTTATGCCGGTGAATTAGTCTTCACTGCCTTCTCCGGCTCGCATCAGGATGCCATCCGCAAAGGGTTTGCCGAACGCAGCGAGCGTCAGGAAGCGATCTGGCAAATGCCCTACCTGCCGCTTGATCCGCTCGATATCGGTTGCAGCTATGAAGCGGTGATTCGCGTAAACAGCCAGTCCGGCAAAGGGGGCGCAGCCTGGTTGCTGGAGCAGAATCACGGCCTGCAGTTACCGCGCGGATTGCAGCAGGATTTCAGTCGCATCGTACAGCAACAAACCGATGGTCATGGCCAAGAGATGACCCACCACGCCCTGTGGCAACTGTTTTGTCAGCACTACGGTTTAACCCAACCCTCACGTCGCTTGCTGGAAGCGGAAAGCCACAGTGATGAAAAAGGCGAGACGCGTTTTAAAGCCCGCGTGCAAGACGGCGCGCAGCCGGTGACGCTGGAAGGGAAAGGTAACGGATTGCTGTCAGCCGCTGTAGCCGCGCTGCGCAAGCGTTATGATCTCGCTATCACTATCGAGGATTATCATGAACATACGCTGGGGAAACGCAGTGACAGCCGTTCAGTCACCTATATCAGCTGTCTGAATGCGCGTGGTGAACGCGCCTGGGGAGTAGGGATTGATAACGATGTGGCGCGCGCGTCGTTGCAGGCACTGCTCAACGCGGCCCATGCTTTTCTGCCGCAGGAAAGTAATTCGCTGGCGTAA
- the pqqC gene encoding pyrroloquinoline-quinone synthase PqqC, with translation MVITEALSPQAFEQALRAKGAFYHIHHPYHIAMHNGEATREQIQGWVANRFYYQTNIPLKDAAIMANCPDPATRRKWVQRILDHDGSNGHEGGIEAWLQLGEAVGLDREVLLSEKLVLPGVRFAVDAYVNFARRANWQEAACSSLTELFAPQIHQSRLDSWPQHYPWIKEEGYFYFRSRLSQANRDVEHGLALALEVFTTAEQQNRMLEILQFKLDILWTLLDAMTMAYSLQRPPYHTVTDQVSWHSTRLV, from the coding sequence ATCGTGATTACCGAAGCCTTATCGCCGCAAGCGTTTGAACAGGCACTGCGTGCCAAAGGCGCGTTTTATCATATTCATCATCCGTATCACATCGCGATGCACAACGGTGAAGCGACACGCGAACAGATTCAGGGGTGGGTAGCCAACCGCTTTTACTACCAGACCAACATCCCACTGAAGGATGCAGCGATCATGGCGAACTGCCCGGATCCAGCTACGCGTCGTAAATGGGTTCAGCGCATTCTGGACCATGACGGCAGCAACGGTCATGAAGGGGGTATTGAAGCCTGGCTACAATTAGGTGAAGCCGTCGGACTGGATCGTGAGGTGCTGCTGTCTGAAAAGCTGGTGCTGCCAGGGGTACGCTTTGCGGTGGATGCCTACGTCAATTTTGCGCGTCGTGCTAACTGGCAAGAAGCGGCATGCAGTTCGTTAACCGAACTCTTTGCGCCGCAAATTCACCAGTCACGTCTCGACAGCTGGCCGCAACACTATCCGTGGATCAAGGAAGAGGGCTACTTCTATTTCCGCAGCCGTCTTAGCCAGGCAAATCGTGATGTGGAACATGGCCTGGCGCTGGCGCTGGAGGTGTTTACCACGGCAGAGCAGCAGAACCGTATGCTGGAGATCCTGCAGTTCAAACTGGACATTCTCTGGACGCTGCTGGATGCCATGACCATGGCGTATTCGTTACAGCGCCCGCCTTATCACACCGTCACCGATCAGGTGTCATGGCACAGTACAAGACTGGTATAA
- the pqqA gene encoding pyrroloquinoline quinone precursor peptide PqqA gives MWKKPEFVDLRLGLEVTLYISNR, from the coding sequence ATGTGGAAGAAACCTGAATTTGTTGACCTGCGTCTGGGCCTGGAAGTGACTCTGTACATCTCCAACCGCTAA
- a CDS encoding ABC transporter substrate-binding protein, giving the protein MRENTMKRAALAIFVMLASGAVSAETVTLRIADQKGNMHAEMEAAQQLNNLSYKIEWAEFPAAAPLAEALNAGAVDAGIIGDAPLLFSLAAGSQVKAVAVSKSVPEGLAVLVSPDSPIKTVADLKGKNIATGRGSIGHFEALKALEKAGISDKDVKWRFLTPADARIALANGSVDAWSTWDPYTALAEVTHTGRVLINGVGLSSGNSFLAATDAAINDAGKRAALQDYVNRLAAADRWANSHVDEYSTTLAKIIGFPKEAAAKSFSRRQSHWQSIDDATIAQQQETADFYQKYGLIQQHLDVKPTFYHGLTVAQK; this is encoded by the coding sequence ATAAGAGAAAACACAATGAAAAGAGCAGCTTTAGCCATTTTTGTCATGCTAGCCAGTGGGGCGGTCAGTGCGGAAACCGTTACGCTGCGTATCGCTGACCAGAAGGGCAATATGCACGCCGAGATGGAAGCGGCGCAGCAGTTAAACAATCTCAGCTATAAAATCGAATGGGCAGAGTTCCCGGCGGCGGCACCGCTGGCGGAAGCGTTAAATGCTGGTGCGGTGGATGCCGGTATTATTGGCGATGCGCCGCTGCTTTTCTCCCTTGCTGCGGGTTCACAGGTGAAAGCCGTGGCGGTGAGCAAATCGGTGCCTGAAGGTTTGGCGGTGCTGGTCAGCCCTGATTCACCGATTAAAACCGTGGCGGATTTGAAAGGGAAAAATATCGCCACCGGTCGTGGATCGATTGGCCACTTCGAGGCGTTAAAAGCGCTGGAAAAAGCGGGTATCAGTGACAAAGACGTTAAATGGCGCTTCCTGACACCGGCCGATGCGCGTATTGCCTTGGCCAACGGTTCAGTGGATGCATGGTCAACCTGGGACCCTTACACGGCGCTGGCGGAAGTAACCCATACCGGGCGTGTGCTGATTAACGGCGTGGGGCTTTCCAGTGGCAACAGCTTCCTCGCGGCCACCGATGCGGCGATCAATGATGCCGGAAAACGGGCCGCCCTACAGGATTACGTCAATCGACTGGCGGCGGCGGATCGTTGGGCGAACAGCCATGTCGATGAATACTCCACCACGTTGGCGAAAATCATCGGTTTTCCCAAAGAGGCTGCGGCAAAATCCTTCTCACGGCGCCAGTCGCACTGGCAAAGCATTGATGACGCCACCATTGCCCAGCAGCAGGAGACCGCCGATTTTTACCAGAAATATGGATTGATTCAGCAACACCTCGACGTCAAACCGACCTTTTATCATGGCTTAACCGTTGCACAGAAGTAA
- the pqqF gene encoding pyrroloquinoline quinone biosynthesis protein PqqF, with product MTSRHLVLANGLRCHLYHQPDARDAAALVRVQAGSLDEPDRWPGLAHLLEHLLFCGSERFEDRERLMPWVQQQGGQVNATTQLSSSAFFFQLPATALPEGVKRLSDMLAAPLLSQQAIQQEVAVIEAEYQLLRHHVETLSEAALVDTLGGIFQRFRVGNQQSFGDNVTSLQAALREFHQSYFRAKGIELWLQGPQSLDELAELAHAFTTLPASQVKPHCVLPLPATHDLQLQLTGDENFWLTLMLPGDGDSLRDNVTLLSVFWQDEAPGSLLAALREVGLCDTLHGQWLWQDAQHGWLALRFTAAQISVEQAQRIEQLFWQHVAAIGACGTEHRQHYAQLALHDFACLTPLEQLRGRALGFAPAERVPESFTAFVAALPQAACTRMLTQQHLPDAQRVDTQGFTLMQKTGLAQSSVFHPAANFHFYPVSQAAIAPALPPVAIALPHFTPRQHVETLLLRPAFYHTLSDEDAQARQALLRPVLAELRHAGGSGSWQQKQGVWQLVLNLPTGDAVALQTVHHALKALSAEVQPKGVATPQTIVIRQLLATLPVQLISPVADSDWLAAWSGKQQALQQRVAHLLSDFSPGLARYAHPPRLQRGITPVNCQGSDQALLLFIPLPQSDDSNLAALRALSLLLEPRFFQRLRVDQQIGYVVSARYQRVADMDGLLLALQSPQLPWQTLLGHCKRFMREMVAEVDSVTPQTLAAWQATLLDQCDAKDNTDAAVQGLRQQQGLANLNRNAVMSLTLSHLQQLHKRMMRERRRWRIIVNQS from the coding sequence ATGACCTCGCGCCATCTTGTTCTGGCCAATGGCCTGCGCTGCCATCTGTACCACCAGCCAGACGCGCGTGATGCCGCTGCCTTGGTGCGCGTGCAGGCCGGCAGTCTTGATGAACCCGACCGCTGGCCGGGATTGGCGCATTTACTGGAGCATCTGCTGTTCTGCGGCAGTGAGCGCTTTGAAGACCGCGAGCGTTTAATGCCTTGGGTGCAGCAGCAAGGTGGACAGGTCAATGCCACCACACAACTCAGTAGTAGCGCCTTCTTTTTTCAACTTCCTGCGACGGCTCTGCCTGAAGGAGTTAAACGCTTAAGCGATATGCTTGCTGCACCGTTGCTCAGCCAGCAGGCGATTCAGCAGGAAGTGGCGGTGATTGAGGCGGAATATCAGCTGTTGCGTCATCATGTCGAGACCCTGAGTGAAGCGGCATTGGTGGATACTCTGGGCGGGATTTTTCAACGCTTTCGTGTGGGTAATCAGCAATCATTTGGTGACAATGTCACTTCATTGCAGGCTGCGCTACGTGAGTTTCACCAGAGTTATTTCCGTGCGAAGGGCATTGAATTGTGGTTGCAGGGGCCGCAATCTCTGGACGAACTGGCCGAGCTTGCGCACGCTTTTACGACCCTTCCTGCAAGCCAGGTTAAACCGCATTGTGTGCTGCCACTCCCTGCTACGCATGACCTTCAGTTACAGCTAACGGGTGATGAGAATTTCTGGCTTACGTTGATGTTACCCGGGGATGGAGATTCATTGCGTGACAATGTCACTTTACTCAGTGTGTTTTGGCAAGATGAAGCCCCCGGAAGTTTGCTGGCGGCGCTGAGAGAAGTCGGCTTGTGCGATACGTTGCACGGGCAGTGGCTGTGGCAAGATGCGCAGCACGGTTGGCTGGCGTTGCGTTTTACGGCGGCACAGATCAGCGTCGAGCAAGCCCAGCGTATTGAACAGCTATTCTGGCAACATGTTGCGGCTATCGGTGCCTGCGGCACTGAACATCGGCAGCATTATGCGCAACTGGCGTTGCACGATTTTGCCTGTCTGACGCCGTTGGAGCAGTTACGAGGACGCGCGCTGGGCTTTGCGCCCGCAGAGAGGGTGCCCGAAAGTTTCACGGCATTTGTCGCGGCGTTACCGCAAGCTGCCTGCACGCGCATGTTGACGCAGCAACACCTGCCCGATGCCCAACGTGTGGATACACAGGGTTTTACGTTGATGCAGAAGACAGGATTAGCGCAAAGCTCGGTTTTTCACCCCGCTGCAAATTTCCATTTTTATCCTGTTTCCCAAGCGGCCATTGCACCCGCTTTGCCTCCCGTAGCCATAGCGTTACCCCATTTTACGCCCCGGCAACATGTAGAAACCCTACTGCTGCGCCCGGCGTTTTATCACACGCTGAGTGATGAGGATGCACAGGCGCGCCAGGCCTTGCTGCGGCCGGTTCTGGCGGAGCTGCGCCATGCCGGTGGCAGCGGCAGTTGGCAACAGAAGCAGGGCGTCTGGCAGCTGGTGCTGAATCTTCCAACAGGCGATGCTGTAGCCTTACAGACTGTACATCATGCGCTGAAGGCCTTGAGTGCTGAAGTGCAGCCGAAGGGCGTTGCAACACCGCAAACTATCGTGATTCGTCAGTTACTGGCGACATTGCCAGTGCAGTTAATCTCTCCTGTTGCTGATAGTGACTGGCTGGCTGCCTGGAGCGGCAAACAGCAGGCACTGCAGCAGCGCGTTGCCCATCTGCTCAGCGACTTTTCTCCAGGTTTGGCCAGGTATGCCCATCCGCCTCGGTTACAACGGGGCATCACGCCGGTTAACTGCCAGGGAAGCGACCAGGCGCTGCTGCTGTTTATTCCGTTACCGCAGTCAGATGACAGCAACTTAGCCGCATTACGTGCGCTGTCATTGCTGTTGGAGCCGAGATTCTTCCAGCGGCTGCGTGTCGATCAACAGATTGGTTATGTGGTGTCCGCTCGCTATCAGCGCGTCGCCGATATGGATGGGCTGTTACTGGCACTGCAATCGCCACAGCTCCCATGGCAGACGCTGCTGGGGCACTGTAAACGCTTTATGCGTGAGATGGTTGCAGAGGTTGATTCGGTTACGCCGCAGACGCTGGCGGCATGGCAGGCCACCTTGCTCGACCAATGTGATGCCAAAGACAACACCGATGCAGCCGTGCAGGGGTTACGCCAACAGCAGGGGTTAGCCAATCTCAATCGCAACGCGGTGATGTCTCTGACGCTGTCTCACCTGCAGCAGCTCCACAAGCGAATGATGCGTGAACGCCGCCGCTGGCGAATCATTGTGAATCAAAGCTGA
- the pqqD gene encoding pyrroloquinoline quinone biosynthesis peptide chaperone PqqD produces the protein MKDNLIPAFRRGYRMQWEPAQDSHVVLYPEGMAKLNETAAAILELVTGKQDVAAIIHTLNTRFPEAGGVDDDVKEFLQSAVEQKWIQCREPE, from the coding sequence ATGAAAGATAATCTGATCCCTGCTTTCCGCCGTGGCTATCGCATGCAGTGGGAACCTGCACAAGACAGCCATGTGGTGCTTTATCCGGAAGGGATGGCAAAGCTGAATGAAACTGCTGCCGCGATTCTGGAGCTGGTGACGGGCAAGCAAGACGTTGCGGCCATCATTCATACGCTCAATACGCGCTTCCCGGAAGCAGGCGGCGTGGACGATGATGTGAAAGAGTTCCTGCAATCCGCCGTTGAACAGAAATGGATCCAGTGTCGTGAACCTGAATAA